In Edaphobacter paludis, a single window of DNA contains:
- a CDS encoding FtsX-like permease family protein: MARLSYRSAAKIAAREMRSSLGKFFFVILSVAIGVAALTGVRGFSSSFRATLLTRARSIMAADVSARMFEQPTPDEQKGLDEIAADGVEMTPVTELLSMASSPKTLDPLLVSLKSVDPAMYPFYGTVDLAPAAPLKSALTKDSVAVADDLLVRLHLKVGDQLKIGNKLFRIASVVVNEPDRLSGNFAAGPRVLISREGLDSSGLLAPGSHAGQRFLFKLPAPRDGSAMPDSKVAALRDRLEKLLPEARVIDYRETNPALTQGLDRATSLLSLMSLVALVLGAIGVGMAMRAHLQQRLDTIAIMKSLGASSGQIMKIYLLQTLLLGLLGGVLGVALGVGVQMAFPRLLAGLLHMQTQIHIQWKTVLTGLGVGVLTTLLFTLPPLLDIRGVRPVLILRRAVEESDDPFVTAVFRKLRKNGAQIGAAVLILAGLAAIAATLSDSAMIGGVFSLGLVTVLAVLLGASALVLAGLKQFLGRTRLSLPSAMRHGLANLYRPGNPSAALLAALGLGVMQIMTVYFVQQAVVRELHITSAPNLPNVFLVDITPNEIDGVRALIKAQPSVTVPPEMLPVVSSRVVDIDGVPADQAKLKNFPKRMLQSISLTWAVAAPPGTSAVAGKWWQAGEKSPVVAVNQRDAERLGVKVGSHITFAAQDSRFTATVVALTKSDGQHAYSRAAFILPPAALAGLPVVWYGGVHADPARVGELQRALYNAYPTVTVINVAQALETVRSVVIQITYVIQFLAAFSIFAGIIILASSIAGTRYRRIREVVVLKTLGATRRRIATIFSIEFAVLGLVAGVVGITFANLIARVMLHRMNVVFHWQWGWSLAALIGTGALTVATGWAASHRILGQKPLEVLREE; the protein is encoded by the coding sequence ATGGCGAGGCTTTCGTATCGATCTGCTGCCAAGATTGCCGCCCGCGAGATGCGCTCGTCGTTGGGGAAATTCTTCTTTGTGATTCTGTCGGTTGCCATTGGAGTGGCGGCGCTGACGGGGGTGCGTGGATTTTCTTCGTCGTTTCGGGCGACGCTGCTGACGCGCGCGCGGAGCATTATGGCGGCGGATGTTTCGGCGCGGATGTTTGAGCAGCCAACGCCGGATGAGCAGAAGGGACTGGACGAGATTGCGGCCGACGGCGTGGAGATGACGCCTGTGACGGAACTGCTGTCGATGGCGAGTTCGCCGAAGACACTCGATCCTCTGTTGGTTTCGCTGAAGTCTGTCGATCCCGCGATGTATCCGTTTTACGGGACGGTGGATCTGGCGCCGGCGGCTCCGCTGAAGAGTGCTTTGACAAAGGATAGTGTGGCGGTGGCTGATGACCTGCTGGTGCGGCTGCACCTGAAAGTGGGAGATCAGCTGAAGATTGGGAACAAACTGTTTCGCATTGCTTCAGTTGTGGTCAACGAGCCTGACAGGTTGTCGGGGAACTTTGCGGCTGGGCCTCGCGTGCTCATCTCGCGCGAAGGGCTTGATTCGAGCGGGCTACTCGCGCCGGGGAGCCACGCAGGGCAGAGATTTCTCTTCAAGCTGCCCGCGCCTCGGGACGGAAGTGCGATGCCGGATTCAAAGGTTGCGGCGTTGAGAGATCGCCTGGAGAAGCTGCTACCGGAGGCCCGGGTGATCGACTATCGCGAGACGAATCCAGCACTGACGCAGGGGCTGGACCGGGCGACGAGTCTGCTTTCTCTGATGAGCCTGGTGGCGCTGGTGCTGGGGGCGATTGGCGTCGGCATGGCGATGCGCGCGCACCTGCAACAACGGCTGGACACGATTGCGATCATGAAGTCGCTGGGCGCGAGCTCCGGACAGATCATGAAAATTTACCTGCTGCAGACACTATTGCTTGGGCTGCTAGGGGGAGTGCTGGGCGTCGCGCTCGGGGTGGGGGTGCAGATGGCATTTCCACGCCTGCTGGCGGGGCTGCTCCATATGCAGACCCAGATCCATATCCAGTGGAAGACGGTGTTGACCGGCCTCGGCGTGGGGGTGCTGACGACGCTGCTATTTACTCTGCCTCCGCTGCTGGATATTCGTGGCGTCCGTCCGGTTTTGATTCTTCGGAGGGCGGTGGAAGAGAGTGATGACCCGTTTGTCACCGCGGTCTTTCGCAAACTGCGGAAGAATGGCGCGCAGATTGGAGCTGCTGTTCTTATTCTTGCAGGATTGGCGGCGATTGCAGCGACGCTTAGCGATTCGGCGATGATAGGTGGAGTTTTTTCCCTGGGACTGGTGACTGTGCTTGCGGTTTTACTGGGAGCTTCGGCTCTGGTGCTTGCAGGGTTGAAGCAGTTTCTGGGGCGGACACGGTTGAGCCTGCCATCGGCGATGCGGCATGGGCTGGCGAATCTCTATCGTCCGGGGAACCCTTCGGCTGCATTATTGGCGGCGCTTGGGTTGGGCGTGATGCAGATCATGACGGTATATTTTGTGCAGCAGGCAGTCGTGCGCGAACTGCACATCACCAGTGCTCCGAATCTGCCGAATGTTTTTCTGGTGGACATTACGCCGAATGAGATTGATGGGGTACGAGCGCTGATTAAGGCGCAGCCTAGCGTGACTGTTCCGCCTGAGATGCTGCCCGTGGTGTCTTCGCGCGTTGTTGATATTGACGGAGTGCCGGCAGACCAGGCGAAGCTGAAGAACTTTCCCAAGCGGATGCTGCAATCGATCTCTCTGACCTGGGCCGTGGCCGCGCCGCCAGGTACGAGCGCTGTTGCAGGGAAGTGGTGGCAGGCGGGAGAGAAATCGCCGGTAGTGGCGGTGAACCAGCGTGACGCCGAGCGGCTTGGCGTAAAGGTTGGATCGCATATTACGTTTGCCGCGCAGGACTCGCGCTTTACTGCAACGGTAGTCGCACTGACGAAGTCGGATGGGCAACATGCTTACTCACGCGCTGCGTTTATCCTGCCGCCGGCTGCCCTCGCTGGGCTGCCAGTCGTCTGGTATGGCGGCGTTCATGCCGATCCGGCGCGTGTGGGAGAGTTGCAGCGGGCGCTGTATAACGCCTATCCGACGGTGACGGTGATCAATGTGGCGCAGGCGCTTGAGACAGTGCGGTCTGTGGTGATTCAGATTACCTATGTGATTCAGTTTCTGGCGGCGTTCTCGATCTTTGCGGGAATCATCATTCTGGCGAGCAGCATTGCAGGCACACGGTATCGCAGGATAAGAGAAGTAGTGGTGCTGAAGACGCTGGGGGCGACGCGGCGGCGGATTGCGACTATTTTTTCGATTGAGTTTGCGGTGCTGGGACTGGTGGCTGGGGTTGTTGGTATTACCTTTGCTAACCTGATTGCCCGAGTGATGCTGCATCGGATGAACGTGGTATTCCATTGGCAGTGGGGCTGGTCGCTGGCCGCGCTCATAGGAACGGGAGCCCTGACGGTTGCAACTGGATGGGCCGCAAGTCATCGAATTCTTGGGCAGAAACCGCTGGAAGTTCTGCGGGAAGAGTAA
- a CDS encoding ABC transporter ATP-binding protein, with translation MIEVEGLRKSIRNGARTVDILKGLDFTIPQGQFAAIMGASGSGKSTLLGLLAGLDTPSSGDVRLNGVAISYLPEDRLAQVRGKTIGFVFQSYQLIPTLTALENVLLPYELNAGDTQDGLARARELLASVGLGDRVGHYPVQLSGGEQQRVALARAFILRPPIVLADEPTGNLDSTNGAHVLELLLNLNKKEGTTLVLVTHDPVLAAYADRRITLRDGLIVSDEMSGDAEDRQGSSVQGSAVME, from the coding sequence ATGATTGAGGTTGAAGGGCTGCGTAAGTCGATTCGCAATGGGGCGCGGACGGTCGACATTTTGAAGGGCCTCGACTTTACGATTCCGCAGGGACAGTTTGCCGCGATTATGGGAGCGTCGGGGAGCGGCAAGTCGACACTGCTCGGGTTGCTTGCGGGGCTGGATACGCCCAGCTCCGGTGATGTGCGGCTGAATGGAGTCGCGATCAGCTATCTCCCGGAGGACAGGCTGGCTCAGGTTCGGGGAAAGACGATTGGGTTCGTCTTTCAGTCGTACCAATTAATTCCCACGCTGACCGCGCTTGAGAATGTTCTGCTGCCTTATGAGTTGAATGCGGGTGACACGCAGGATGGATTGGCGCGTGCACGAGAGTTGCTGGCCAGTGTGGGCCTGGGAGATAGGGTGGGACACTATCCGGTGCAGCTTTCTGGCGGCGAGCAGCAGAGAGTAGCGCTGGCGCGTGCGTTTATTCTGCGGCCTCCGATTGTGCTGGCGGATGAGCCTACGGGAAATCTGGACAGTACGAATGGTGCGCATGTGCTGGAGCTGCTGCTGAATCTAAATAAGAAGGAAGGGACGACGCTGGTGCTGGTGACGCATGATCCCGTGCTGGCTGCTTATGCCGACCGGCGGATTACGTTGCGGGATGGGTTGATTGTCTCCGATGAGATGAGTGGAGATGCCGAAGATCGGCAGGGCTCTTCAGTGCAGGGCTCCGCGGTGATGGAGTAG
- a CDS encoding arylesterase, producing the protein MRQIQTVLIVAGVTIGMFGCKSNSSSPSSSPVSSTPIAQPQLASVTPLPATKPDNRPVLVCFGDSLTAGYGADPGQSYPDYLQADLDARGYHYRVVNEGISGNTTKDGVERLGTILALKPTVIVVELGGNDGLRGLPIEDSRANLDKIITTLKASGAKIALAGITLPPDYGPDYIKQFDETYTLLAKKHHIPMLPFLLQGVYGVNGMMQTDQTHATAAGNEIIAKNVLPLVLPLLKKKQP; encoded by the coding sequence ATGCGGCAGATTCAAACTGTACTTATAGTAGCGGGTGTCACCATCGGCATGTTCGGATGCAAGTCAAACTCTTCCTCGCCGTCATCCTCCCCCGTCAGCTCAACCCCCATCGCCCAGCCGCAACTTGCATCCGTTACACCGCTGCCAGCAACAAAACCGGACAATCGTCCCGTGCTGGTCTGCTTCGGCGACAGCCTCACCGCAGGCTACGGGGCCGACCCCGGCCAGAGTTATCCCGACTACCTGCAGGCCGATCTCGACGCTCGCGGCTATCACTACCGCGTCGTCAACGAAGGTATCAGCGGTAACACCACGAAAGACGGCGTCGAGCGTCTCGGCACCATCCTCGCGCTCAAGCCAACCGTCATCGTCGTCGAGTTGGGGGGCAACGACGGTCTCCGTGGCCTGCCCATCGAGGACTCACGCGCCAATTTGGATAAAATCATCACGACGCTCAAAGCCAGTGGCGCAAAGATAGCACTCGCCGGAATCACTCTCCCGCCAGACTACGGCCCCGACTACATCAAGCAGTTCGACGAGACCTACACTCTACTGGCAAAGAAGCACCACATCCCGATGCTTCCATTTCTGTTACAAGGCGTCTACGGCGTCAATGGCATGATGCAAACCGACCAGACCCACGCCACCGCAGCCGGAAACGAGATCATAGCCAAAAACGTCCTACCCCTTGTCTTGCCTCTTTTGAAAAAGAAGCAGCCTTAG
- the truB gene encoding tRNA pseudouridine(55) synthase TruB: protein MNGLLVLDKPSGLTSHDVVAIVRRATGEKSIGHLGTLDPMATGVLPLLLGKYTRLAQFFGQAEKYYEGSIRFGFATDTFDAEGTPAADPKALTCSLAELRELSRRFHGEIDQVPPIYSAKKINGVAAHKLARAGVEVAVKPARITIHDFKLLELQGDVAAFEMHVSAGGYVRSVAHELGQLAGCGAHLASLRRTRAGMFSLNEAVTVEQLKQAAGPEEIEALLPHPRTLLPEMPAVTVDAQMAGRLRNGMQVNLPEFSQASLVKVFTSPTDLLAITRRVAGTLMQPIVVMG, encoded by the coding sequence ATGAACGGTCTTCTGGTATTGGATAAGCCTTCGGGGCTTACATCGCATGACGTTGTGGCTATAGTTCGCCGGGCCACCGGCGAGAAGTCTATCGGACATCTTGGTACGCTTGACCCGATGGCTACTGGGGTTTTGCCTCTGTTGTTGGGCAAGTACACTCGGCTGGCGCAGTTTTTCGGACAGGCGGAGAAGTATTATGAGGGATCGATCCGCTTTGGTTTTGCGACCGACACCTTTGACGCCGAGGGCACTCCGGCTGCTGATCCTAAGGCGCTGACTTGCTCGCTTGCGGAGCTTCGCGAGTTGAGCCGTAGGTTTCATGGCGAGATCGATCAGGTTCCTCCAATTTATTCGGCCAAGAAGATCAATGGCGTTGCGGCGCATAAGCTGGCTCGGGCTGGGGTCGAGGTTGCGGTGAAGCCTGCGCGAATTACGATCCATGACTTCAAGTTGTTGGAGTTGCAGGGGGACGTGGCTGCATTTGAGATGCATGTCTCGGCGGGAGGGTACGTCCGGTCGGTGGCGCATGAGTTGGGTCAGCTTGCGGGTTGCGGAGCGCACCTTGCTTCGCTGCGACGCACCCGGGCCGGGATGTTTTCGCTGAATGAAGCGGTGACGGTGGAGCAATTGAAGCAAGCTGCCGGGCCTGAAGAGATTGAGGCTTTGTTGCCGCATCCGCGGACGCTGCTGCCCGAGATGCCGGCGGTGACGGTGGATGCGCAGATGGCGGGACGGTTGCGCAATGGGATGCAGGTGAACCTGCCGGAGTTTTCGCAGGCTTCGCTGGTGAAGGTGTTTACCAGCCCGACGGATTTGCTGGCGATCACACGGCGCGTGGCGGGGACGCTGATGCAGCCGATTGTCGTGATGGGGTAA